A genomic segment from Gracilinanus agilis isolate LMUSP501 chromosome 1, AgileGrace, whole genome shotgun sequence encodes:
- the GADD45B gene encoding growth arrest and DNA damage-inducible protein GADD45 beta, translating to MTLEEVVACESAAQKMQTVSNAVEELLVAAQRQDRLTVGVYESAKLMNVDPDSVVLCLLAIDEDEEDDIALQIHFTLIQAFCCDNDIDIVRVSGMRRLAELLGEPGPTEESEETRDLHCLLVTNPHTDSWKSHGLVEVASYCEESRENNQWLPNISLQER from the exons ATGACCTTGGAAGAAGTCGTAGCCTGCGAGAGTGCCGCTCAGAA GATGCAGACGGTGAGCAATGCAGTGGAGGAGTTGCTCGTAGCCGCGCAGCGCCAGGACCGCCTGACGGTGGGCGTGTATGAGTCGGCTAAGCTGATGAATGT GGACCCAGACAGCGTGGTCCTTTGCCTCTTGGCTATCGATGAGGATGAGGAGGATGACATCGCCCTGCAGATCCATTTCACGTTGATCCAAGCCTTTTGCTGTGACAACGACATAGATATAGTGCGGGTGTCTGGCATGAGAAGGCTGGCGGAGCTGCTGGGGGAGCCGGGGCCCACCGAAGAGAGTGAGGAGACCCGAGATCTACACTGCCTGCTAGTCACG aATCCTCATACTGACTCATGGAAGAGTCACGGGCTGGTAGAAGTGGCTAGCTACTGTGAAGAAAGCCGGGAGAACAACCAATGGCTCCCCAACATCTCCCTCCAGGAGCGCTGA